One window from the genome of Candidatus Margulisiibacteriota bacterium encodes:
- the pstB gene encoding phosphate ABC transporter ATP-binding protein PstB, whose product MDNKEKISVKGVNAWFCEKQALFGITMPVYENKVTAIIGPSGCGKSTFVRCINRMHDTIPGASSSGEIVIDGENILSCSIDLVCLRRKVGMVFQKPTPFPTMSIYDNVAAGLKLHSRMAGSRLDEAVEASLRKAALWEEVKDMLGKPGISLSGGQQQRLCIARALAIEPEIILLDEPCSALDPISTDKIEELIHELKKNYTIVIVTHNMQQAARVSDNTAFFLLGEMIEFGGTKKIFTAPADKRTEDYVTGRFG is encoded by the coding sequence ATGGATAACAAGGAAAAGATCTCGGTAAAAGGGGTAAATGCCTGGTTCTGCGAAAAGCAGGCCCTGTTTGGAATAACCATGCCGGTCTACGAGAATAAAGTGACGGCAATAATAGGGCCTTCCGGCTGCGGAAAATCGACCTTTGTCAGGTGTATCAACCGTATGCATGACACCATACCCGGGGCCAGTTCGTCCGGGGAAATAGTAATAGACGGGGAAAACATCCTGTCCTGCTCGATAGACCTTGTCTGCCTCAGGAGAAAAGTGGGGATGGTCTTTCAAAAACCAACTCCCTTCCCGACCATGTCCATCTATGACAATGTGGCGGCAGGCCTAAAACTGCATTCGCGCATGGCTGGGAGCCGGCTTGACGAAGCGGTGGAGGCCAGCTTAAGAAAAGCTGCGCTTTGGGAAGAGGTAAAGGACATGCTGGGCAAGCCCGGGATAAGCCTGTCCGGAGGACAGCAGCAGCGCCTGTGCATAGCCAGAGCGCTTGCTATAGAGCCCGAGATAATTTTGTTGGATGAGCCGTGCTCCGCGCTGGACCCCATTTCGACCGACAAGATAGAAGAACTGATACATGAACTAAAGAAGAACTATACGATAGTAATTGTTACGCACAATATGCAGCAGGCCGCAAGGGTCTCGGACAATACAGCGTTCTTTCTTCTGGGAGAGATGATAGAGTTCGGGGGCACAAAAAAGATCTTTACTGCGCCAGCAGATAAAAGGACCGAAGATTATGTGACGGGAAGGTTTGGATAA
- the pstA gene encoding phosphate ABC transporter permease PstA → MENNSENSYAIRRLKDRAFLSLVWLCTLAALVPLFLVIGYVLVKGFSAINLDFFIKLPTPVGESGGGMSNAIIGTFILAGLACLVGLPVGLFGGIWLALYGKGKRGFLIRYSADVLSGIPTIVIGIFAYVLIVVSMGRFSAVAGGFALGVIMIPTVTRTTEELVKMVPRSLYEAGLALGLPEWKVVLRIVFRTAWNGIFTGVMLSVARIMGETAPLIFTAFSTPYWNLRVDQPMASMTVQIYNYAISPFADWNAKAWAGSLTLVMIVLGITLIVRKFSKRIIYG, encoded by the coding sequence ATGGAAAACAACAGCGAAAACTCTTATGCAATAAGAAGGCTAAAGGACAGGGCGTTTTTGTCCCTGGTATGGCTGTGCACCCTGGCGGCGCTGGTCCCGCTTTTTCTTGTTATCGGTTATGTCCTGGTAAAAGGGTTTTCGGCTATCAATTTAGACTTCTTTATCAAACTCCCGACCCCGGTAGGAGAGTCCGGAGGAGGGATGTCCAACGCCATCATCGGGACTTTTATACTGGCAGGGCTTGCCTGCCTGGTCGGGCTTCCCGTTGGGCTGTTCGGAGGCATCTGGCTGGCCCTTTACGGGAAAGGCAAAAGAGGGTTTTTGATAAGATACAGCGCAGATGTCCTGTCCGGGATCCCGACAATAGTGATAGGTATCTTTGCTTATGTGCTTATCGTTGTTTCAATGGGAAGGTTCTCGGCTGTGGCCGGAGGCTTTGCCCTGGGAGTGATAATGATCCCGACCGTGACCAGAACAACGGAAGAACTGGTCAAGATGGTGCCCAGGTCTCTTTATGAGGCCGGGCTGGCACTTGGGCTTCCCGAATGGAAAGTGGTGCTCAGGATAGTTTTTAGGACCGCCTGGAACGGCATCTTTACCGGAGTAATGCTTTCTGTGGCCAGGATAATGGGAGAGACAGCCCCTCTTATCTTTACAGCTTTCAGTACACCATACTGGAATTTAAGGGTCGACCAGCCGATGGCCTCGATGACAGTTCAGATCTACAATTATGCTATCTCTCCTTTTGCCGATTGGAACGCCAAGGCATGGGCCGGGTCACTGACACTGGTCATGATAGTCCTGGGGATCACACTGATAGTGAGAAAATTCTCAAAAAGGATAATCTATGGATAA
- the pstC gene encoding phosphate ABC transporter permease subunit PstC, with amino-acid sequence MQKQDRADAFFKRMMFMLGASIPLLLLMLILLLLSKSWLSIEKFGLGFIFSSSWDPIAEQYGALPFIYGTIMSSLIALVIAVPLGLGCAVYLSEISKSAVKEYLSVLVEMLAAIPSVVYGLWGIFVLAPWIAGSVQPGLQAVFGFLPFFQGPFSGLSMLSGGVILAIMILPIITALSREILQAVPNNLRESAMALGATKWETLKIAGLGPARSGIIGAIILALGRAMGETMAVTMVIGNRPDISFSVFQPGYTLASVIANEFAEAVSDINLSVLIELGLVLLVLTLAVNALARILIWKTTAKTLMQ; translated from the coding sequence ATGCAAAAGCAAGACAGGGCGGATGCTTTCTTCAAGAGAATGATGTTCATGTTAGGAGCAAGCATCCCCCTGCTGCTTTTGATGCTGATACTGCTGCTGCTGTCAAAGTCGTGGCTTTCGATAGAAAAATTCGGCCTTGGTTTTATTTTCAGTTCTTCTTGGGACCCCATAGCCGAACAATACGGAGCGCTCCCTTTTATCTACGGTACTATAATGTCCTCGCTGATAGCCCTGGTCATTGCTGTGCCTCTCGGGCTGGGCTGCGCGGTGTATCTGTCGGAGATCTCAAAAAGCGCCGTGAAAGAGTATCTGTCCGTGCTGGTAGAAATGCTTGCGGCCATACCTTCGGTCGTCTACGGGCTCTGGGGCATATTTGTTCTTGCCCCTTGGATCGCTGGTTCTGTCCAGCCGGGACTCCAGGCCGTTTTTGGCTTTCTTCCGTTCTTTCAGGGCCCTTTTTCCGGACTTAGCATGCTTTCCGGCGGTGTCATCCTTGCCATAATGATCCTTCCTATAATCACCGCGCTCTCCAGAGAGATACTTCAGGCGGTCCCCAATAATTTGAGAGAGTCGGCAATGGCCCTGGGGGCGACAAAATGGGAAACCCTAAAGATCGCCGGCCTGGGACCGGCCAGATCTGGCATCATAGGCGCTATCATCCTTGCTCTTGGCAGGGCAATGGGGGAGACCATGGCGGTGACTATGGTCATTGGCAACAGGCCGGACATATCCTTTTCGGTCTTTCAGCCGGGTTATACGCTGGCCTCCGTGATAGCAAATGAATTTGCCGAAGCCGTCTCCGACATCAACCTTTCTGTTCTGATAGAACTGGGACTTGTGCTTTTGGTGCTTACCCTGGCGGTGAACGCCCTTGCGAGGATATTGATATGGAAAACAACAGCGAAAACTCTTATGCAATAA
- the pstS gene encoding phosphate ABC transporter substrate-binding protein PstS codes for MIKKIAAAFVTAAILAGSSLAMSLNGAGATFPYPIYSKWTSEFKKQTGISINYQGIGSGGGIRQFTQGVVDFGGSDAPMTAVQMDQAGGDVLHIPTVTGAVAVTYNLPGVSSLKLDGETLASIFSGRIKRWDDQQIEDLNPGVALPSRTILVARRSDGSGTTHIFSSYLAKVSTAWASEMGAGSSLKWPVGVGGKGNAGVAGIVKTNEGSIGYVELSYAITNSLPVVALKNRAGRFVVPSVASTTKAVDGMASRIPASLIADLNNAPGAESYPIVGMTWILVHKNQKDAEKGKALVDFLSWAMKEGQTYAEGLLYAPLPKSLTARVQKAIDGIKY; via the coding sequence ATGATAAAAAAGATAGCGGCGGCTTTTGTTACGGCCGCAATATTAGCAGGGTCTTCGCTTGCGATGTCTCTCAACGGAGCGGGGGCGACATTCCCTTATCCAATATATTCCAAGTGGACCTCAGAGTTCAAAAAGCAAACGGGGATCAGCATTAACTATCAAGGGATCGGGTCAGGCGGAGGCATCAGGCAGTTTACTCAGGGAGTGGTGGATTTTGGGGGTTCGGATGCTCCGATGACGGCAGTACAAATGGACCAAGCCGGAGGCGATGTGCTGCATATCCCGACCGTTACCGGCGCTGTGGCGGTAACCTACAACCTTCCGGGTGTAAGCAGCCTTAAGCTTGACGGGGAAACACTGGCCTCAATATTCAGCGGCAGGATCAAAAGATGGGACGATCAGCAGATAGAAGATCTTAATCCAGGTGTCGCGCTGCCTTCAAGGACCATTCTGGTGGCAAGAAGAAGCGATGGGTCCGGGACCACCCATATCTTCAGTTCCTATCTTGCCAAGGTAAGCACTGCATGGGCATCAGAAATGGGAGCAGGCTCTTCCCTTAAATGGCCGGTGGGAGTCGGTGGCAAAGGCAACGCGGGAGTCGCAGGAATAGTCAAGACTAATGAAGGTTCCATAGGATATGTAGAGCTTTCTTACGCCATTACCAATTCTTTGCCTGTGGTAGCTCTTAAGAACAGGGCCGGCAGATTTGTTGTCCCCAGCGTCGCTTCTACCACAAAGGCCGTTGACGGTATGGCTTCAAGGATACCTGCCAGCTTAATAGCCGACCTTAACAATGCACCGGGAGCAGAGTCCTATCCTATAGTGGGGATGACCTGGATACTTGTGCACAAGAACCAGAAGGACGCAGAAAAGGGCAAAGCGCTCGTGGATTTTCTTTCGTGGGCGATGAAGGAAGGGCAGACCTATGCAGAGGGGCTTCTTTATGCCCCGCTTCCCAAGTCCCTGACGGCAAGGGTCCAAAAGGCAATAGACGGAATAAAATACTAA